The following are encoded together in the Lathyrus oleraceus cultivar Zhongwan6 chromosome 3, CAAS_Psat_ZW6_1.0, whole genome shotgun sequence genome:
- the LOC127129728 gene encoding ribulose bisphosphate carboxylase large chain: protein MRCRGRFMSPQTKTKAKVGFKAGVKDYKLTYYTPDYQTKDTDILAAFQVTPQPGVPPEEAGAAVAAESSTGTWTTVWTDGLTSLDRYKGRCYEIEPVPGEDNKFIAYVAYPLDLFEEGYVTNMFTSIVGNVFGFKALHALRLEDLRIPYAYVKTFQGPRHGIQVERDKLNKYGRPLLGCTIKPKLGLSAKNYGRAVYECLRGGLDFTKDDENMNSQPFMRWRDRFLFCAEAIYKSRVSLNLKVFTW from the coding sequence ATGCGTTGTAGGGGGAGATTTATGTCACCACAAACAAAAACGAAAGCAAAGGTTGGGTTCAAAGCTGGTGTTAAAGATTATAAATTGACTTATTATACTCCTGACTATCAAACCAAAGATACTGATATCTTGGCAGCATTCCAAGTAACTCCTCAACCTGGAGTTCCGCCTGAAGAAGCAGGTGCAGCGGTAGCTGCAGAATCTTCCACTGGTACATGGACAACTGTGTGGACCGATGGACTTACGAGCCTCGATCGTTATAAAGGACGCTGCTACGAGATCGAGCCTGTTCCTGGAGAAGATAATAAATTTATTGCTTATGTAGCTTATCCCTTAGACCTTTTTGAAGAAGGTTATGTTACTAACATGTTTACCTCCATTGTAGGTAATGTATTTGGGTTCAAGGCCTTGCACGCTCTACGTCTGGAAGATTTGCGAATCCCTTATGCTTATGTTAAAACTTTCCAAGGTCCTCGTCACGGAATCCAAGTTGAGAGAGATAAATTGAACAAGTATGGACGTCCCCTATTAGGATGTACTATTAAACCAAAATTGGGTTTATCCGCTAAGAATTATGGTAGAGCAGTTTATGAATGTCTCCGCGGGGGACTTGATTTTACCAAAGATGATGAAAATATGAACTCCCAACCATTTATGCGTTGGAGAGACCGTTTCTTATTTTGTGCCGAAGCAATTTATAAATCCAGGGTTTCTCTGAATTTGAAAGTTTTCACTTGGTAA